In one Juglans regia cultivar Chandler chromosome 11, Walnut 2.0, whole genome shotgun sequence genomic region, the following are encoded:
- the LOC108987893 gene encoding ABC transporter I family member 20-like — MGVKENPGRRIEINRLKFTYPGIDGHPLSGSTPLIDDFYLTLDAGDCCLLVESNGAGKTTIMKILAGKHMVEPHMVRILGRSTFHDTTLTSSGDLSYLGWEVSVCVCVFFFVLKELMSYSP, encoded by the exons ATGGGTGTGAAAGAAAATCCAGGGCGAAGGATAGAGATCAACAGGCTAAAGTTCACGTACCCAGGAATCGACGGCCATCCTCTGTCGGGGTCCACTCCTCTGATTGACGACTTCTATCTCACCCTTGATGCTGGTGATTGTTGCCTTCTTGTCGAATCCAATGGAGCTG GAAAAACTACAATTATGAAGATATTGGCTGGAAAGCACATGGTGGAACCCCATATGGTTCGCATACTTGGAAGATCGACTTTTCATGACACCACATTGACATCTTCTGGTGATCTTAGCTATCTTGGTTGGGAGGTTTCTgtatgtgtttgtgtttttttttttgtcttaaaagAATTAATGAGTTATAGTCCCTAA
- the LOC108987892 gene encoding trafficking protein particle complex subunit 4-like: MAAIYSLYIINKSGGLIFYKDYGSAGRMDTNDSLRVASLWHSMHAISQQLSPVAGCSGIELLEADTFDLHCFQSLTGTKFFVVCEPDTQHMEGLLKAIYELYTDYVLKNPFYEMEMPIRCELFDINLTQAVQKDRVALLGR, encoded by the exons ATGGCAGCAATTTACAGCCTCTACATTATCAACAAGTCTGGTGGCTTGATCTTTTACAAG GATTATGGATCTGCTGGACGGATGGACACAAATGATAGCTTACGAGTGGCAAGTTTATGGCACTCGATGCATGCAATTTCTCAGCAATTATCGCCAGTTGCTGGTTGTTCAGGGATTGAGCTTCTTGAAGCGGATACATTTGATCTCCATTGTTTCCAATCACTCACTG GCACAAAGTTCTTTGTGGTCTGTGAGCCTGATACACAGCACATGGAAGGTCTCCTGAAAGCCATCTATGAGTTATACACGGATTATGTCTTGAAGAATCCCTTCTATGAGATGGAGATGCCTATAAGGTGTGAGCTTTTTGATATAAACCTAACACAGGCAGTACAGAAGGATCGGGTTGCCTTGTTGGGCCGATAA